From the genome of Nakamurella flavida, one region includes:
- the uvrC gene encoding excinuclease ABC subunit UvrC, whose product MADPSTYRPAPGSIPESPGVYRFSDAQSRVIYVGKAKSLRSRLNSYFADLSGLHPRTAQMVTTATSVQWTVVSTEVEALQLEYNWIKEFDPRFNVRYRDDKSYPELAVTVGEEFPRLQVMRGPHRKGVRYFGPYAHAWAIRETLDLLLRVFPARTCSAGVFRRSQQIGRPCLLGYIGKCSAPCTGQVSPEEHRDIVEQFCDFMAGKADGLMRRLDREMAAASADLDFERAARLRDDLGALRRAVEKQAVVLGDGTDADVVGIASDDLLASVQVFHVRGGRVRGQRGWIVDVAEPADDHESRLGDLVENFLLQFYGSRADDEGAAAVPREILVPALPGSLTRERAGTEPADPEADAGGAEDLDAWLSGLHGSRVSLRVPRRGDKRALAETVTRNAAEALAQHRLKRASDLTARSAALAELGEMLEMESAPLRIECIDISHVQGTNVVASLVVFEDGLAKRSDYRRFAIRDRPGDDVASIAEVVRRRFTHGAAGKGALEEAPEETAGPSAPLTSGPVPEAPTSNVPPAIDPNTGRIRRFAYPPQLLVVDGGAPQVNAAAAQLAELGIVDVTVCGLAKRLEEVWVPEQEFPVIFPRTSEALYLLQRLRDEAHRFAITYHRAKRSSSMTVSALDSVPGLGETRRTALIKHFGSVAAIRRATVEDVMAVPGFGRRTAEGVVKALGPGATPPSADPDAAAPPIAAKA is encoded by the coding sequence GTGGCCGACCCCTCGACGTACCGACCGGCGCCGGGTTCGATCCCGGAATCCCCTGGTGTGTACCGATTCAGCGATGCGCAGAGCCGTGTCATCTACGTCGGCAAGGCCAAGAGCCTGCGTTCCCGGCTGAACTCCTACTTCGCCGATCTGTCCGGCCTGCACCCGCGCACGGCCCAGATGGTGACGACCGCCACCTCCGTGCAGTGGACCGTCGTCTCCACCGAGGTCGAGGCGCTGCAGCTGGAATACAACTGGATCAAGGAGTTCGACCCGCGCTTCAACGTCCGGTACCGCGACGACAAGTCCTACCCCGAGCTCGCGGTGACCGTGGGGGAGGAGTTCCCGCGGCTGCAGGTGATGCGTGGCCCGCACCGCAAGGGGGTTCGCTACTTCGGCCCCTACGCCCACGCCTGGGCGATCCGGGAGACCCTCGACCTGCTGCTGCGGGTGTTCCCCGCGCGGACGTGCTCGGCCGGGGTGTTCCGCCGCTCGCAGCAGATCGGCCGGCCGTGCCTGCTGGGGTACATCGGGAAGTGCTCCGCCCCGTGCACCGGGCAGGTCAGCCCCGAGGAGCACCGGGACATCGTCGAGCAGTTCTGCGACTTCATGGCGGGCAAGGCCGACGGCCTGATGCGCCGGCTGGACCGGGAGATGGCGGCCGCCTCGGCCGACCTGGACTTCGAACGGGCCGCGCGCCTCCGGGACGACCTGGGTGCGCTGCGCCGTGCCGTGGAGAAGCAGGCGGTGGTGCTGGGTGACGGCACCGACGCGGACGTGGTGGGCATCGCCTCGGACGACCTGCTGGCCTCGGTGCAGGTCTTCCACGTGCGCGGCGGCCGGGTGCGCGGGCAGCGCGGCTGGATCGTCGACGTGGCGGAGCCGGCCGACGACCACGAGTCCCGGCTCGGCGACCTGGTGGAGAACTTCCTGCTGCAGTTCTACGGCTCACGGGCCGACGACGAGGGAGCCGCCGCGGTCCCCCGGGAGATCCTGGTCCCGGCCCTGCCCGGAAGCCTGACCCGCGAACGCGCCGGCACGGAGCCGGCCGACCCGGAGGCCGACGCCGGTGGCGCGGAGGATCTGGATGCCTGGCTGTCGGGCCTGCACGGATCCCGGGTGTCGCTGCGGGTGCCCCGGCGCGGGGACAAGCGCGCCCTGGCCGAGACGGTGACCCGCAACGCCGCCGAGGCGCTGGCCCAGCACCGGCTCAAGCGGGCCAGCGACCTGACCGCCCGGTCCGCGGCGTTGGCCGAGCTGGGCGAGATGCTGGAGATGGAGAGCGCCCCGCTGCGCATCGAGTGCATCGACATCTCGCACGTGCAGGGCACCAACGTGGTCGCTTCGCTGGTCGTCTTCGAGGACGGGCTGGCCAAGCGCAGCGACTACCGACGGTTCGCCATCCGTGACCGCCCCGGCGACGACGTCGCGTCCATCGCCGAGGTCGTCCGGCGCCGCTTCACCCACGGGGCCGCGGGCAAGGGCGCGCTGGAGGAGGCCCCCGAGGAGACCGCAGGTCCGTCCGCCCCGCTCACCTCCGGGCCGGTCCCCGAGGCGCCGACCTCGAACGTGCCGCCCGCCATCGATCCGAACACCGGGCGGATCCGCCGTTTCGCCTACCCGCCCCAGTTGCTGGTGGTCGACGGCGGCGCGCCCCAGGTCAACGCGGCCGCGGCGCAGCTCGCGGAGCTGGGCATCGTCGACGTCACCGTGTGCGGCCTGGCCAAGCGGCTCGAGGAGGTCTGGGTCCCCGAACAGGAATTCCCGGTGATCTTCCCGCGGACCAGCGAGGCGCTCTACCTGCTGCAACGCCTGCGGGACGAGGCCCACCGCTTCGCCATCACCTACCACCGGGCCAAGCGGTCGTCGTCCATGACGGTGTCCGCGCTGGACTCGGTGCCCGGGCTCGGGGAGACCCGCCGCACCGCCCTGATCAAGCACTTCGGCTCCGTCGCCGCCATCCGCCGGGCCACCGTCGAGGACGTGATGGCCGTCCCGGGCTTCGGTCGCCGCACCGCGGAGGGCGTGGTGAAGGCGCTCGGTCCCGGGGCCACGCCGCCCTCGGCCGACCCCGATGCCGCGGCTCCGCCGATCGCGGCAAAAGCGTGA
- the rapZ gene encoding RNase adapter RapZ — translation MQVAIVSGLSGAGRSTAAKCLEDLGWFVVDNLPPELIATMVELGSRAQGEVTRIAVVLDVRSRAFTHDLAEVIRDLDNRGYRPRVLFLEAGDAALIRRYEANRRAHPLQGDGRLVDGLAAERALLGPLRDEADLVIDTSDLSVHQLRAEVERGFTGTGRRPTMTIVSFGYKYGLPLDSDLVIDMRFLPNPHWIPELRDHTGQERAVSDYVLSQEGAAEFLDRYVQLVDLVSAGYRREGKRYLTLAVGCTGGKHRSVAVAEEMARRLSSDALTVSVVHRDLGRE, via the coding sequence ATCCAGGTCGCCATCGTCTCCGGCCTGTCCGGGGCGGGTCGGTCGACGGCGGCCAAGTGCCTGGAGGATCTCGGCTGGTTCGTCGTGGACAACCTGCCGCCGGAGCTGATCGCGACGATGGTCGAACTGGGCTCGCGGGCCCAGGGGGAGGTCACCCGGATCGCGGTGGTGCTGGACGTGCGCTCCCGGGCATTCACCCACGACCTGGCCGAGGTGATCCGGGATCTGGACAACCGGGGCTACCGGCCCCGGGTGCTCTTCCTGGAGGCCGGGGACGCGGCCCTGATCCGACGGTACGAGGCCAACCGGAGGGCCCACCCGCTGCAGGGTGACGGGCGCCTGGTGGACGGGCTGGCCGCCGAGCGCGCTCTGCTCGGGCCGCTGCGCGACGAGGCCGATCTGGTCATCGACACCTCGGACCTCTCCGTCCACCAGTTGCGGGCCGAGGTCGAGCGTGGTTTCACCGGCACCGGGCGCCGCCCGACGATGACGATCGTGTCGTTCGGCTACAAGTACGGTCTGCCGCTGGACTCCGACCTGGTCATCGACATGCGCTTCCTGCCCAACCCGCACTGGATCCCGGAGCTGCGCGACCACACCGGGCAGGAGCGGGCGGTGTCGGACTACGTGCTGTCGCAGGAGGGCGCCGCGGAGTTCCTCGATCGGTACGTCCAGCTCGTCGACCTGGTCAGTGCGGGCTACCGCCGCGAGGGGAAGCGGTACCTGACCCTGGCGGTCGGCTGCACCGGCGGCAAGCACCGCAGCGTGGCCGTCGCCGAGGAGATGGCCCGGCGGCTGTCCAGCGACGCCCTCACCGTCTCCGTGGTCCACCGCGACCTGGGTAGGGAGTGA
- a CDS encoding gluconeogenesis factor YvcK family protein, giving the protein MSSPRRPRVVALGGGHGLYAMLQALVGLDVDITAVVTVADDGGSSGRLRREVPGILPPGDLRMALSALSRDDGAGPLWSSTFQHRFGGQGALAGHPVGNLLLVGLTQVTGDPVAALDAAGDMLGARGRVLPMSTIPLDIAAEVEGLDEDPTALRRIRGQVAVASTPGRVRSVSLEPADAPACPQALAAIAGADLVTLGPGSWFTSVLVHLLLPELAAALQSTTAHRLLALNLVAQPGETDGFSPEQHLDVLAAHAPGLRLDTVLADRGAVSLPGRLSRAAERLGARVVLDDIAVPGEDRHDTRALSRSLDRILSRGPVSASGSAPPDAGPSRPGTPPGRTPADAGDRVRTAETDGPTGIGPAVGVREGARWR; this is encoded by the coding sequence GTGAGTTCCCCGCGCCGCCCCCGGGTCGTCGCGTTGGGCGGCGGGCACGGCCTGTACGCGATGCTGCAGGCCCTCGTCGGCCTGGACGTCGACATCACCGCCGTGGTGACGGTGGCCGACGACGGCGGGTCCTCCGGTCGGTTGCGCCGTGAGGTGCCGGGCATCCTGCCGCCCGGTGACCTGCGGATGGCGCTCAGCGCGCTGAGCAGGGACGACGGAGCCGGACCGTTGTGGTCCAGTACCTTCCAGCACCGGTTCGGCGGCCAGGGGGCGCTGGCCGGGCATCCGGTCGGCAACCTGCTGCTGGTCGGGCTCACCCAGGTGACCGGCGATCCGGTCGCCGCCCTGGATGCGGCCGGGGACATGCTCGGCGCCCGCGGGCGGGTCCTGCCGATGTCGACGATCCCCCTGGACATCGCCGCCGAGGTCGAGGGACTCGACGAGGACCCGACCGCGCTGCGCCGCATCCGCGGCCAGGTCGCCGTGGCCAGCACCCCCGGCCGGGTGCGGTCGGTCTCCCTGGAACCGGCCGACGCCCCGGCCTGCCCGCAGGCCCTGGCCGCCATCGCGGGGGCGGACCTGGTGACCCTGGGGCCCGGGTCGTGGTTCACCAGCGTGCTCGTCCACCTGTTGCTGCCCGAGCTGGCCGCCGCGCTGCAGTCGACCACCGCGCACCGGTTGCTGGCCCTCAACCTCGTCGCGCAACCCGGCGAGACGGACGGCTTCTCGCCCGAACAGCACCTGGACGTGCTCGCGGCGCACGCGCCGGGTCTGCGACTGGACACCGTGCTGGCCGACCGGGGTGCGGTGAGCCTGCCCGGGCGGCTGTCCCGGGCCGCGGAACGCCTCGGTGCCCGGGTGGTCCTGGACGACATCGCGGTGCCCGGCGAGGACCGGCACGACACCCGCGCGTTGTCCCGCTCGCTGGACCGCATACTGTCCCGCGGTCCGGTCTCCGCGTCCGGCAGTGCACCGCCCGACGCCGGGCCGTCCCGCCCGGGCACGCCGCCGGGCCGGACACCGGCGGACGCCGGGGATCGGGTGCGCACGGCGGAGACCGACGGACCGACCGGTATCGGCCCAGCAGTGGGAGTCAGGGAGGGTGCCCGATGGCGATGA
- the whiA gene encoding DNA-binding protein WhiA, producing MAMTASVKDELSRVVVSKVAARKSEVSALLRFAGGLHIVAGRVVVEAELDTGSVARRLRKEINELYGHAAEVQVLGPSGLRKGTHYLVRVVAGGDALARQTGLLDQRGRPVRGLPPQIVSGSVGDAEAAWRGAFLAHGSLTEPGRSASLEVTCPGPEAALALVGAARRMGIGAKAREVRGADRVLVRDGDAIAALLTRLGAHSCMLAWEERRMRREVRATANRLANFDDANLRRSARAAVAAAARVERALDILGDQAPDHLTQAGRLRIAHGQASLEELGQLADPPMTKDAVAGRIRRLLTMADKRAHDMGIPDTESAVTADMLDS from the coding sequence ATGGCGATGACGGCCTCGGTGAAAGACGAATTGAGCCGCGTGGTGGTCAGCAAGGTCGCGGCCCGCAAGTCCGAGGTCTCGGCCCTGCTGCGCTTCGCCGGCGGGCTGCACATCGTCGCCGGCCGGGTGGTGGTGGAGGCCGAACTGGACACCGGGTCCGTGGCCCGACGGCTGCGCAAGGAGATCAACGAGCTCTACGGTCATGCGGCCGAGGTGCAGGTGCTCGGCCCGTCCGGTCTGCGCAAGGGCACCCACTACCTGGTCCGCGTGGTGGCCGGCGGCGACGCCCTGGCCCGGCAGACCGGACTGCTCGACCAGCGGGGCCGGCCCGTCCGCGGCCTGCCCCCGCAGATCGTCTCCGGGTCGGTCGGGGACGCCGAGGCGGCCTGGCGCGGCGCGTTCCTGGCCCACGGTTCCCTCACCGAACCGGGCCGCAGTGCCTCCCTGGAGGTCACCTGCCCGGGCCCGGAGGCCGCGCTGGCCCTGGTCGGGGCCGCCCGCCGGATGGGGATCGGGGCCAAGGCCCGCGAGGTGCGCGGCGCCGACCGCGTGCTCGTCCGTGACGGGGATGCCATCGCCGCCCTGCTCACCCGGCTGGGGGCCCATTCGTGCATGTTGGCGTGGGAGGAACGGCGGATGCGCCGCGAGGTGCGGGCGACGGCCAACCGGCTCGCCAACTTCGACGACGCGAACCTCCGCCGCTCGGCCCGGGCCGCCGTCGCGGCCGCCGCCCGGGTGGAGCGGGCGCTGGACATCCTGGGTGATCAGGCCCCGGATCACCTGACCCAGGCGGGCCGGCTGCGCATCGCGCACGGGCAGGCCTCGCTGGAGGAGCTCGGCCAGCTGGCGGACCCGCCGATGACCAAGGACGCCGTCGCCGGACGCATCCGCCGGCTGTTGACGATGGCGGACAAGCGGGCCCACGACATGGGCATCCCGGACACCGAATCCGCCGTCACCGCCGACATGCTGGACAGCTGA
- the gap gene encoding type I glyceraldehyde-3-phosphate dehydrogenase yields the protein MTVRVGVNGFGRIGRNFWRAVDSIGNDVEIVAVNDLTDTKTLAHLLKYDSVLGKLPYEVSAGEGVITIDGKDLKVLSDRDPGALPWGDLGVDVVIESTGFFTKAEAARKHISAGAKKVIISAPATGEDLTVVVGVNDEQYDGSQTILSNASCTTNCVAPMAKVLHENFGIVKGLMTTIHAYTNDQVILDYPHSDLRRARAAAVNIIPTSTGAAKATALVLPELKGKLHGYALRVPVPDGSVTDLTVELSKSVSVDDVNAAFQAAASEGPLAGKLVYSTDPIVSSDIVGSPASCTFDAPLTLALEGNLIKVVGWYDNEWGYSNRLADFTAIVGSKL from the coding sequence GTGACAGTGCGTGTCGGTGTGAACGGATTCGGCCGTATCGGTCGTAACTTCTGGCGAGCGGTCGATTCCATCGGCAACGATGTCGAGATCGTCGCCGTCAACGACCTGACGGATACCAAGACGCTCGCCCACCTGCTGAAGTACGACTCGGTGCTGGGCAAGCTCCCCTACGAGGTGAGCGCCGGCGAGGGCGTCATCACGATCGACGGCAAGGACCTCAAGGTCCTGTCCGACCGCGACCCGGGCGCACTGCCCTGGGGCGATCTGGGCGTCGACGTGGTCATCGAGTCCACCGGTTTCTTCACCAAGGCCGAGGCGGCCCGCAAGCACATCTCCGCCGGCGCCAAGAAGGTCATCATCTCCGCGCCGGCCACCGGTGAGGACCTCACCGTCGTCGTCGGCGTGAACGACGAGCAGTACGACGGCAGCCAGACGATCCTGTCCAACGCCTCCTGCACCACCAACTGCGTGGCCCCGATGGCCAAGGTGCTGCACGAGAACTTCGGGATCGTCAAGGGTCTGATGACCACGATCCACGCCTACACCAACGACCAGGTCATCCTGGACTACCCGCACAGCGACCTCCGTCGTGCCCGGGCGGCGGCGGTCAACATCATCCCGACCTCCACCGGTGCCGCCAAGGCCACCGCCCTGGTGCTCCCGGAGCTCAAGGGCAAGCTGCACGGCTACGCCCTGCGCGTGCCGGTGCCGGACGGCTCGGTCACCGACCTCACCGTCGAGCTCAGCAAGTCCGTGTCCGTCGACGACGTGAACGCCGCCTTCCAGGCCGCCGCGTCCGAGGGCCCGCTGGCCGGCAAGCTCGTGTACTCCACCGATCCGATCGTGTCCTCGGACATCGTCGGCTCACCGGCGTCCTGCACCTTCGACGCCCCGCTGACCCTGGCCCTCGAGGGCAACCTCATCAAGGTCGTCGGCTGGTACGACAACGAGTGGGGCTACTCCAACCGCCTGGCGGACTTCACCGCCATCGTCGGTTCGAAGCTCTGA
- a CDS encoding phosphoglycerate kinase: MLTLDDLLADGVADRTVLVRADLNVPLDGSTITDDGRIRASQPTLNALAGAGAKVVVMAHLGRPKGAPEDRYSLAPVADRLGELLGRPVAFATDLVGESARSTVAGLSGGSVALLENVRFDPRETAKDEAARGELAAELVDLVSGGEGAAFVSDGFGVVHRKQASVYEVARLLPHYAGSLVSAETEVLRRLTGEPERPYVVILGGSKVSDKLGVITALLPQVDALLIGGGMAYTFLAAQGHGVGDSLLQADQIDTTRGLLEKYGDKIVLPSDLVIADDFAPDAATEIVDAAGIPDGWQGLDIGPNTREAFGRVIAQARTIFWNGPVGVFEMKAFSAGTLAVAQAIAASDAFSVVGGGDSAAAVRTLGVEESGFSHISTGGGASLEFLEGAELPGIAVLED, encoded by the coding sequence GTGCTCACCCTGGATGACCTGCTCGCCGACGGTGTGGCCGACCGGACCGTGCTGGTCCGCGCCGACCTGAACGTGCCGCTCGACGGCTCGACGATCACCGACGACGGCCGCATCCGGGCCTCCCAGCCGACGCTGAACGCGCTGGCCGGCGCGGGCGCCAAGGTCGTGGTCATGGCGCACCTGGGTCGCCCCAAGGGTGCCCCGGAGGACCGGTACTCCCTGGCCCCGGTGGCCGATCGACTGGGTGAGCTGCTCGGCCGGCCGGTGGCCTTCGCCACCGATCTGGTGGGGGAGTCGGCCCGCTCCACCGTGGCCGGGCTGTCCGGCGGGTCGGTGGCCCTGCTGGAGAACGTGCGCTTCGATCCGCGGGAGACCGCGAAGGACGAGGCGGCCCGCGGTGAACTCGCCGCGGAGCTGGTCGACCTGGTCTCCGGTGGCGAGGGTGCGGCCTTCGTCTCCGACGGCTTCGGCGTCGTGCACCGCAAGCAGGCCTCGGTCTACGAGGTCGCCCGGTTGCTCCCGCACTACGCCGGCTCGCTGGTCTCCGCCGAGACGGAGGTGCTCCGTCGGCTGACCGGCGAACCCGAGCGGCCGTACGTGGTGATCCTCGGCGGGTCCAAGGTGTCGGACAAGCTCGGCGTCATCACCGCCCTGCTGCCCCAGGTCGACGCGCTCCTCATCGGCGGCGGCATGGCCTACACGTTCCTGGCCGCCCAGGGGCACGGCGTCGGTGACTCCCTGCTCCAGGCCGACCAGATCGACACCACGCGCGGTCTGCTGGAGAAGTACGGCGACAAGATCGTGCTGCCGTCCGACCTGGTCATCGCCGACGACTTCGCCCCGGACGCCGCGACCGAGATCGTGGACGCCGCCGGCATCCCCGACGGCTGGCAGGGGCTGGACATCGGCCCGAACACCCGCGAGGCGTTCGGTCGGGTCATCGCCCAGGCCCGCACCATCTTCTGGAACGGCCCCGTCGGCGTCTTCGAGATGAAGGCGTTCTCGGCGGGCACCCTGGCGGTCGCGCAGGCCATCGCGGCCAGTGACGCCTTCTCGGTCGTCGGCGGGGGCGACTCCGCCGCTGCCGTCCGCACCCTGGGCGTCGAGGAATCCGGCTTCTCCCACATCTCCACCGGGGGCGGTGCGTCCCTGGAGTTCCTCGAGGGTGCCGAGCTGCCCGGTATCGCCGTCCTGGAGGACTGA
- the tpiA gene encoding triose-phosphate isomerase, whose amino-acid sequence MSPTPAVRKPLIAGNWKMNLNHLEGIALVQKIAFTLPEKYYAHVEVAVIPPFTDLRSVQTLLDGDKLSLVLGAQDLSPKDSGAFTGDISGSMLAKLGVHYVLIGHSERREIHGESDALLAQKVAAAYRHGLTPLLCVGEGLEVREAGNQVQHSVDQLLAALADVTPEQAASLVLAYEPVWAIGTGRVATPADAQEVCSALRAALAERFGSEIAGATRILYGGSVKSGNVSEIVDQDDVDGALVGGAALDATEFATLAANAVGVLA is encoded by the coding sequence ATGAGCCCCACCCCCGCCGTCCGCAAGCCGCTGATCGCCGGCAACTGGAAGATGAACCTGAACCACCTCGAGGGCATCGCCCTGGTCCAGAAGATCGCCTTCACGCTCCCCGAGAAGTACTACGCCCACGTCGAGGTCGCGGTCATCCCGCCGTTCACCGATCTGCGGTCGGTGCAGACCCTGCTCGACGGGGACAAGCTGTCCCTCGTACTGGGCGCGCAGGATCTGTCCCCGAAGGATTCCGGTGCGTTCACCGGTGACATCTCCGGCTCCATGCTGGCCAAGCTCGGTGTGCACTACGTGCTGATCGGTCACTCCGAACGCCGGGAGATCCACGGCGAGTCCGACGCGCTGCTGGCCCAGAAGGTCGCCGCCGCCTACCGCCACGGGCTCACCCCGCTGCTCTGCGTCGGTGAGGGCCTGGAGGTCCGCGAGGCGGGCAACCAGGTGCAGCACTCGGTGGATCAGCTGCTGGCCGCGCTCGCCGATGTCACCCCCGAGCAGGCCGCCTCGCTGGTGCTGGCCTACGAGCCCGTCTGGGCCATCGGCACCGGCCGCGTCGCCACCCCCGCGGATGCCCAGGAGGTGTGCAGCGCCCTGCGCGCCGCGCTCGCCGAGCGCTTCGGATCCGAGATCGCCGGCGCGACCCGCATCCTCTACGGCGGTTCGGTGAAGTCCGGCAACGTGTCGGAGATCGTCGACCAGGACGACGTCGACGGTGCGCTGGTGGGCGGAGCGGCGCTGGACGCCACCGAGTTCGCCACCCTGGCCGCCAACGCGGTCGGTGTCCTGGCCTGA
- the secG gene encoding preprotein translocase subunit SecG, whose amino-acid sequence MKLFLEILLVITSLAMMALILLHRAKGGGLSSLFGGSMQSSLSGSSVVEKNLDRLTLFIAGVWTVCIIGIGLLLKVGAS is encoded by the coding sequence ATGAAACTGTTCCTGGAGATCCTGCTCGTCATCACCAGCCTCGCCATGATGGCCTTGATCCTGCTGCACCGGGCCAAGGGCGGCGGGCTGTCGTCGCTGTTCGGTGGCAGCATGCAGTCGTCGCTGTCCGGGTCGTCGGTGGTCGAGAAGAACCTCGACCGACTGACCCTGTTCATCGCCGGGGTGTGGACCGTCTGCATCATCGGGATCGGCCTGCTGCTCAAGGTCGGGGCCTCCTGA
- a CDS encoding RNA polymerase-binding protein RbpA, with protein sequence MAGGSPIRGSRIGAGRMGEADRGESAPRQRMMFFCANGHATRLAFSMDAEIPQTWDCPRCGLPAGQDQQAPPPALRNEPYKSHLAYVKERRTDADGEALLAEALAKVADRRTPLG encoded by the coding sequence ATGGCGGGTGGCAGTCCCATCAGGGGATCCAGGATCGGTGCCGGGCGGATGGGTGAGGCCGACCGCGGCGAGTCCGCGCCCCGTCAACGCATGATGTTCTTCTGCGCCAACGGCCACGCCACGCGGTTGGCCTTCTCGATGGACGCCGAGATCCCGCAGACCTGGGACTGCCCGCGCTGTGGGTTGCCGGCCGGCCAGGATCAGCAGGCGCCGCCGCCCGCCCTCCGCAACGAGCCGTACAAGTCGCACCTGGCGTACGTCAAGGAACGGCGGACCGACGCCGATGGCGAGGCCCTGCTGGCCGAGGCCCTGGCCAAGGTCGCCGATCGCCGCACACCCCTCGGCTGA
- a CDS encoding amino-acid N-acetyltransferase has protein sequence MNDVAHPAPSHSPAPTGAGVSVERARASDVRAIKELVDFYAGPILLRKSLANLFEDVTEFWVARDERHGHPGSDPAPAVGCGALHVLWEDLGELRTIATHPRARGRGVGRAVCEELFVEARRLGLTRLFVLTFEVDFFASLGFAPIGELDLSQEAFAELRSSYDAGVAEFLDLPYVKPNTLGNTRMIKHL, from the coding sequence GTGAACGACGTCGCGCACCCCGCCCCCTCGCACTCCCCCGCCCCCACCGGCGCCGGCGTGTCGGTCGAGCGGGCCCGTGCGAGCGACGTCCGGGCGATCAAGGAATTGGTGGACTTCTACGCAGGGCCGATCCTGCTCCGCAAGAGTCTGGCCAACCTGTTCGAGGACGTCACCGAGTTCTGGGTGGCCCGCGACGAGCGGCACGGGCACCCGGGATCCGACCCGGCTCCGGCCGTCGGCTGTGGAGCGCTGCACGTGCTGTGGGAGGACCTCGGCGAGCTCCGCACGATCGCCACCCACCCCCGGGCGCGGGGGCGCGGGGTGGGTCGGGCGGTGTGCGAGGAACTGTTCGTCGAGGCCCGTCGCCTCGGGTTGACCCGGCTGTTCGTCCTGACGTTCGAGGTGGACTTCTTCGCCTCGCTCGGGTTCGCCCCGATCGGCGAGCTCGACCTCTCCCAGGAGGCGTTCGCCGAGCTGCGCAGCTCCTACGACGCGGGCGTGGCCGAGTTCCTCGATCTGCCCTACGTGAAGCCGAACACCCTGGGCAACACCAGGATGATCAAGCACCTCTGA